In Chitinophaga sp. HK235, a single window of DNA contains:
- a CDS encoding glycosyltransferase family 4 protein translates to MKIIWLTPDLSKLGGSEYMVSAFCRLLKSAGIHVHIVTRAIHPVWKSVMDKASGSGQISFAEIHSNDINDYIHTIDTIATRFTISLMQVMPLESFCFDILRYKQYGFPICGLEPTDLSNHCWWLPENMQEHMQFLDGLIVMNPYTEIIVRNEYHFNKPIQLVSNTLMNDLYKRTDRSYPQSTFGCISRLSAEKGLEYLLGAFSLLSKRYTTATICIWGEGDDHERLLQQSRMLGIADRVHFHGAFHPLEDSLSISDSAEIFISSSLFEGCGIAMLEQAYRGKPLISTMTHGLKWILGADYPGLIPIADTHSLSKMMEQTLINPLFRRSLTTLAQQRFHSIFSPSRTYNQLLSFYTDVLQNKSYENLQYQTKP, encoded by the coding sequence ATGAAAATCATTTGGCTTACCCCTGATCTGAGTAAACTTGGCGGAAGCGAGTATATGGTATCAGCCTTTTGTCGTTTGCTGAAGTCTGCAGGCATCCATGTGCATATTGTAACCCGTGCCATCCATCCTGTCTGGAAATCCGTCATGGATAAGGCTTCCGGCTCTGGACAGATAAGTTTTGCAGAGATCCATTCCAATGACATCAACGACTACATCCATACGATCGATACTATTGCGACCCGCTTTACTATCTCATTGATGCAGGTGATGCCCCTGGAATCATTTTGCTTTGACATTCTCCGGTATAAGCAATACGGGTTTCCCATTTGCGGGCTCGAGCCTACAGACCTTAGCAATCATTGCTGGTGGCTACCGGAAAACATGCAGGAGCATATGCAATTCCTGGATGGACTGATTGTGATGAATCCGTACACCGAAATCATCGTCAGAAATGAGTACCATTTCAACAAGCCCATCCAGCTCGTTTCAAATACCCTGATGAATGATCTGTACAAACGCACAGACCGGAGTTATCCCCAGTCTACATTCGGTTGTATCAGCAGATTATCGGCGGAAAAAGGGCTGGAATACCTGCTGGGAGCCTTCAGCCTTCTGTCGAAACGATATACCACCGCCACCATCTGTATTTGGGGAGAAGGGGATGATCATGAAAGGCTACTACAGCAATCCAGGATGCTGGGTATTGCCGACCGTGTTCATTTTCACGGTGCTTTTCATCCGCTCGAAGATTCTTTATCCATCAGCGACAGCGCCGAAATTTTTATTTCTTCTTCACTGTTTGAAGGATGTGGGATCGCCATGCTGGAACAGGCCTACCGCGGCAAACCGCTGATCAGCACTATGACCCATGGATTAAAATGGATACTGGGAGCCGATTACCCTGGCCTGATTCCAATTGCCGATACTCATTCCTTATCCAAAATGATGGAACAAACCCTCATCAATCCGCTATTTCGCCGAAGCCTGACAACACTTGCCCAGCAAAGGTTTCATTCCATCTTTTCACCTTCCCGGACATACAACCAGCTCCTTTCATTTTACACTGACGTACTTCAAAATAAATCATATGAAAATCTGCAGTATCAAACTAAGCCATGA
- a CDS encoding TonB-dependent receptor: MCTIIGVLQMVVTDDQLYAQSQTTAAHSGSLRGQITSETGEPLAGITVRLNETGYGAVTDADGRFQLSTIPAGNYILAVSGVGYHVAEQRVAISNRKTTELSLQLSSRTGQLSEITITSAQKSAVISVNKIAVPIRDLPLTTTTISARTLEQRGTDDLGEAMKNTAGVRANNTYGGFQHFTIRGFNNFVLLVDGVRDERHNISTSAPSTNLANIERIEVLKGPASVLYGHSALGGIINLVRKRPTSEQKADFSASYGSFNTRRMRVGAGGALSKKLLYRVDAGLSATDGYRQSGMNTNNAYLALDYTPTAHDNFYLTLGANHDKYATDAGIPMLEGGKLTPGMNMDTRYNDPADFLKNTQYNVQLRYTHQFSHSLLLSNQLSYSDDNINYFSTEELTFNKTLDSLKRTSPLYFNHLTKPLQNQLELTYNTQTGKIEQKVLVGYSFSYLDRKTYSANIFGAGLHTQVAVQNPVLNQGNVDYYTTQYKATEETVHGFYLQDWLKFSNKLKGLIGLRYDIFKGTYYTNKVDANRDITDRGAKTDIPASALTYRAGLVYQPTKAWSVYGSYSTYFKPSRRVAPNGETFDPEDGYQGEAGTRLEFGHSWAVNGSVYYMRKNNQVESLPGGVYKRIGSADSRGYELELQGSPLAGLDVNAGYTFTNAAYRPFAGKEINTVAGKTVALAPKHMANLWANYQLQRSVLRGLSIGMGLNYMGDSYANSANTYILPAYTVIDAALGYQIGKIGLRLNVNNLANERYFANVIITNQFYPGATRNYLLTLKYSL; this comes from the coding sequence ATGTGTACCATTATCGGTGTTTTACAGATGGTTGTTACAGATGATCAACTTTATGCACAATCGCAAACGACTGCTGCCCATTCCGGCAGCCTGCGCGGACAAATTACTTCAGAAACCGGCGAACCCCTCGCCGGTATTACGGTACGGCTGAACGAAACCGGCTATGGTGCCGTAACAGATGCGGATGGCCGGTTTCAGCTTTCAACCATACCTGCAGGCAACTACATCCTTGCTGTCAGCGGCGTTGGCTACCATGTGGCCGAGCAACGGGTGGCAATAAGCAACAGGAAAACAACGGAGTTGTCGTTGCAACTCAGTAGCCGCACCGGACAGCTCTCCGAAATCACTATCACTTCAGCACAAAAGTCTGCTGTCATTAGTGTGAATAAAATTGCAGTACCTATCAGGGACCTGCCACTCACAACGACCACCATCTCTGCCCGTACGCTGGAACAAAGAGGCACAGATGATCTGGGAGAAGCTATGAAAAACACCGCCGGTGTGCGTGCCAATAATACCTATGGCGGTTTTCAGCATTTTACCATTCGGGGTTTTAACAATTTTGTATTGCTGGTAGATGGTGTCAGAGACGAGCGTCACAATATTTCCACCAGCGCCCCCAGTACCAATCTGGCTAACATCGAACGCATAGAAGTATTGAAAGGGCCTGCCTCTGTTTTATATGGACATTCAGCATTGGGCGGCATTATTAACCTGGTCCGTAAACGTCCTACCAGCGAACAGAAGGCGGACTTCTCAGCTTCCTATGGTAGTTTTAATACCCGCCGGATGCGGGTGGGCGCCGGTGGTGCGCTGAGTAAAAAACTCCTGTACCGGGTAGATGCAGGACTGTCTGCCACCGATGGTTACCGCCAGTCAGGCATGAATACCAACAACGCCTATCTGGCACTGGATTACACACCCACAGCCCATGATAACTTTTACCTGACCCTTGGCGCCAACCACGATAAATATGCTACGGATGCCGGTATCCCAATGCTGGAAGGTGGGAAATTAACACCTGGCATGAACATGGATACCCGTTACAACGATCCGGCAGATTTCCTGAAAAACACGCAGTATAATGTTCAGCTGCGTTATACGCATCAGTTCAGCCATTCACTCCTGTTGTCCAATCAGCTCTCTTATTCAGATGATAACATCAACTATTTTTCAACAGAAGAACTGACATTCAATAAAACGCTGGATTCTCTCAAACGCACTTCCCCACTCTATTTCAATCATCTGACCAAACCGCTGCAAAACCAGCTGGAACTGACTTACAATACACAAACTGGAAAAATTGAACAGAAAGTGCTGGTGGGGTATTCATTCAGTTACCTCGACAGAAAAACCTATAGCGCCAATATTTTCGGTGCAGGGCTGCATACACAGGTGGCTGTACAAAACCCTGTATTGAACCAGGGTAACGTTGACTACTATACGACGCAGTACAAGGCTACAGAAGAAACCGTACATGGTTTTTACCTGCAGGACTGGCTTAAGTTCTCCAATAAGCTGAAAGGTCTGATTGGTTTGCGTTATGATATCTTCAAAGGGACTTATTATACCAATAAAGTAGACGCCAATCGTGATATTACTGACAGAGGCGCTAAAACAGATATTCCCGCCTCAGCTCTGACCTACCGCGCCGGTCTGGTATATCAACCTACGAAGGCCTGGTCTGTTTATGGCTCATATTCCACTTACTTCAAACCTTCCCGGAGAGTGGCACCCAATGGAGAGACCTTTGATCCGGAAGATGGTTATCAGGGAGAAGCGGGCACAAGGCTGGAGTTTGGCCATAGCTGGGCGGTAAACGGCTCTGTGTACTACATGCGGAAGAATAATCAGGTGGAAAGTTTACCCGGTGGTGTATACAAACGGATTGGCTCAGCAGATTCCAGAGGGTACGAACTGGAGTTGCAGGGAAGCCCGCTGGCAGGCCTGGATGTTAACGCAGGATATACCTTTACCAATGCGGCGTATCGTCCTTTTGCGGGAAAAGAGATCAATACAGTGGCCGGAAAAACCGTGGCATTGGCTCCCAAACATATGGCTAATCTATGGGCCAACTATCAGTTGCAGCGGTCTGTGTTGCGTGGTTTAAGTATTGGTATGGGATTGAATTATATGGGAGATAGTTATGCGAATAGTGCCAACACCTATATCCTTCCCGCATATACGGTGATAGATGCTGCATTGGGGTATCAGATCGGAAAGATTGGTCTGCGGTTGAATGTCAACAATCTGGCAAATGAACGCTATTTCGCCAATGTGATCATCACCAATCAGTTCTATCCGGGTGCTACCCGCAACTATCTGCTGACCCTGAAGTATTCCTTGTAG
- a CDS encoding PepSY domain-containing protein, with protein sequence MFRKKMLKAILLLHRYLGFVLSLMFVVWFLSGFVMMYAGYPTMKPDQRLKQLPPVNMEACHLTPQQVLNVAGITDSIVTIRMGMLLARPVYRIVTQQKRHIAIFADNGAVIDKIDVASGSRLARAFVHDASRPQAVDTLWQIDQWMAAYRYQGYLPEVYRFKMNDPAATYVYVSFHTGEVVQMVNARQRFWAWLGPIPHWIYPTILIRNRPVWSQVVIWVSLIGAVMCLTGIIMGIVRYKRKNKQPLVFSPYQKKWFRYHHYTGFVFGIFVFTWILSGWFSMSPVAFGPGPGKQLAERDLLSGGPLNVPAFTLSPRQAVSIFSSFLIVKEIQLIQLDGKPYYLAYQDAQHTRLLAADQERSIPFEYFPDSLFIGKVRAFQPAQQIKESVVLNHYDDYYYSRTFEKRLPVLRVKVDNSEQTWYYFDLKTGQLALRHEKGSRLERWLYHGLHSLDFSFLVYRRPLWDIVVWVLMLGGTAVSITGLVLTWKWLRRKAGKMY encoded by the coding sequence ATGTTCAGAAAAAAAATGCTAAAAGCAATACTATTGCTGCATCGTTATCTGGGGTTTGTACTGAGCCTGATGTTTGTGGTCTGGTTTTTATCCGGCTTTGTGATGATGTACGCAGGTTATCCAACGATGAAACCGGACCAACGGTTAAAGCAGCTGCCACCGGTTAATATGGAGGCATGTCACCTGACGCCGCAGCAGGTATTGAATGTTGCCGGTATCACTGATTCCATCGTCACCATCCGGATGGGTATGCTACTGGCCCGCCCTGTTTATAGAATCGTTACACAGCAAAAAAGGCATATAGCCATCTTTGCAGACAACGGTGCCGTGATAGATAAAATAGATGTTGCATCGGGCAGTCGGCTGGCACGGGCTTTTGTGCACGATGCCAGCCGGCCCCAGGCGGTAGATACACTATGGCAGATAGACCAGTGGATGGCAGCCTATCGTTACCAGGGATATCTGCCGGAGGTGTATCGGTTTAAGATGAATGATCCGGCTGCTACCTATGTGTATGTATCCTTTCATACCGGTGAAGTAGTGCAGATGGTGAATGCCCGGCAACGGTTCTGGGCCTGGCTGGGGCCTATTCCCCACTGGATCTACCCGACTATACTCATTCGCAACCGGCCGGTATGGAGCCAGGTGGTGATATGGGTTTCACTTATTGGCGCCGTGATGTGTCTGACAGGTATTATCATGGGCATTGTTCGTTATAAACGGAAAAACAAACAGCCGCTGGTCTTCAGCCCATATCAGAAAAAATGGTTCCGTTATCACCATTATACGGGGTTTGTGTTTGGCATCTTTGTATTTACCTGGATTTTAAGTGGCTGGTTCTCGATGAGCCCGGTGGCATTCGGCCCGGGTCCTGGCAAACAGCTGGCTGAACGCGATCTTTTATCCGGAGGCCCGTTAAACGTACCGGCGTTTACGTTATCCCCGCGTCAGGCGGTTTCCATATTCAGTTCATTCTTAATAGTAAAGGAAATACAATTGATTCAGCTGGATGGCAAGCCCTATTACCTTGCTTATCAGGATGCTCAGCATACACGCTTACTGGCAGCAGACCAGGAGAGAAGTATTCCGTTTGAATATTTCCCGGACTCGCTTTTCATCGGTAAGGTCAGGGCTTTTCAGCCGGCACAACAAATAAAAGAGTCTGTTGTATTGAATCACTATGATGATTATTACTATTCCCGCACCTTTGAAAAAAGATTGCCTGTATTAAGAGTAAAGGTTGACAATTCGGAACAGACCTGGTATTATTTCGATCTGAAAACAGGTCAGCTGGCGCTGCGGCATGAAAAGGGGAGCCGGCTGGAACGCTGGCTGTACCATGGTTTGCATAGCCTGGATTTCAGCTTTCTCGTATATAGGAGACCGTTATGGGATATCGTGGTATGGGTGCTGATGCTGGGAGGTACAGCTGTCAGCATCACAGGGTTGGTACTTACCTGGAAATGGCTTAGAAGAAAGGCAGGGAAAATGTATTAG